One genomic segment of Methanothermococcus okinawensis IH1 includes these proteins:
- a CDS encoding heavy metal translocating P-type ATPase gives MNVKIKIFGMTCAVCAKTIEKVLSKTDGVNSITVNLVDESAEVDFNPDVISIEEIGKKIEKLGFDVVGIGVDENLEDVEEHKELELKDKLHRVIVGAVFSVILYSMMYMDIPYKPCLAFLLSLPPLIYVAMPIFKAGFTSLKTKSLNMDVMYSMGMGVAYLSAIMATAGILPKDFMFYDTTIMLATLLTLGRYLEERAKGRTSEAIKKLMGLKPKTAKIIKDGKEAEVLIENVKIGDIIVVRPGEKIPVDAVVVEGESYVDESMITGEPVPNLKKSGDMVIGGTININGALRIKAEKVGKDTLLSQIIELVKNAQSSKPEIQGLADKVVSYFIPTVLIIALISATYWYFLNGFLFAITILISVLVVACPCALGLATPTAITVGIGRGAELGILIKDSRVFDVSDKLNAMIFDKTGTITIGKPEVMDIITDMDIDEFLRMMAILESNSEHPIANAIVKKALERNLDISNKEVEKFRAISGKGVIGFVDGKGVFIGNKLFIEEYMGNNNKNNNTDDKNNKNNNEDNDKNNRSNKNKTNNEDAENDNNHNYENIAQKLENDGKTTLIVAVDGEIKGVIGISDKIKEDAKETIKALQNMGINTYMITGDNEKTAKIIGKNVGIAENNIFANVLPDEKAKIVEKIRNNVDGYVGFVGDGINDAPALSTADVGVAIGGGTDIAIESGNVVLIKNRLKDVVGFVRLSKRILKQIKLNIFWAFAYNLMLIPVAAGVLYPYGIVFRPELAAFAMTLSSITVVGLSLLLKKIQPL, from the coding sequence ATGAATGTTAAAATTAAAATATTCGGCATGACATGTGCAGTATGTGCCAAAACCATTGAAAAAGTGCTGAGCAAAACCGATGGGGTAAATAGCATCACCGTAAATCTTGTAGATGAAAGTGCAGAGGTGGATTTTAATCCCGATGTTATTTCAATTGAAGAAATCGGCAAAAAAATTGAAAAGCTTGGTTTTGATGTTGTTGGAATAGGGGTGGATGAAAATTTAGAGGATGTGGAAGAGCATAAAGAGTTAGAACTAAAAGATAAACTGCATAGGGTAATTGTAGGGGCTGTTTTTTCAGTTATTTTATATTCCATGATGTATATGGATATTCCATACAAACCATGTTTAGCTTTTTTACTGTCTTTACCGCCGTTGATATATGTTGCAATGCCGATATTTAAGGCAGGTTTCACCTCTTTAAAGACTAAATCATTAAATATGGATGTAATGTATTCTATGGGAATGGGTGTGGCATATTTATCCGCCATTATGGCAACGGCTGGGATTCTACCAAAAGACTTCATGTTCTACGATACTACAATAATGCTTGCCACTCTTTTAACACTTGGGAGATATTTAGAAGAACGGGCAAAGGGAAGGACTTCTGAGGCCATCAAAAAGCTTATGGGCTTAAAACCAAAAACTGCGAAAATAATTAAAGATGGTAAAGAGGCTGAAGTATTAATAGAAAATGTAAAAATAGGGGACATAATAGTAGTTAGACCGGGAGAAAAGATACCTGTTGATGCTGTTGTGGTTGAAGGGGAGAGTTATGTTGATGAGTCGATGATTACAGGAGAACCTGTTCCAAATTTAAAAAAATCGGGGGATATGGTTATTGGAGGAACCATAAATATCAACGGAGCTCTGAGGATAAAAGCTGAAAAAGTGGGGAAGGATACTTTATTATCTCAAATTATAGAGCTCGTCAAAAATGCCCAATCATCAAAACCAGAGATACAGGGTTTGGCTGATAAAGTTGTTAGTTATTTTATTCCAACAGTTTTAATAATAGCTTTAATATCTGCCACATATTGGTATTTTTTAAATGGATTTTTATTTGCCATAACTATATTAATATCTGTTCTTGTGGTTGCCTGCCCCTGTGCATTGGGACTTGCTACACCTACTGCAATAACTGTTGGAATAGGTAGGGGAGCTGAGCTCGGTATATTGATTAAAGATAGTAGGGTGTTTGATGTATCGGATAAATTAAATGCCATGATATTTGATAAAACTGGAACTATTACCATAGGGAAACCTGAGGTTATGGATATAATTACAGATATGGATATTGATGAATTTTTAAGAATGATGGCGATATTGGAAAGTAATTCAGAGCATCCCATTGCCAATGCCATAGTAAAAAAGGCCTTGGAGCGGAATTTAGACATTAGTAATAAAGAGGTCGAAAAATTTAGAGCAATTAGTGGAAAAGGTGTAATAGGATTTGTTGATGGTAAGGGGGTATTCATTGGAAATAAATTATTTATTGAGGAATATATGGGAAATAATAATAAGAATAACAATACAGATGATAAAAATAATAAAAATAATAATGAAGATAACGATAAAAATAATAGAAGCAATAAAAATAAAACGAACAATGAAGATGCTGAAAATGATAATAATCATAATTACGAGAATATTGCCCAAAAACTTGAAAATGATGGGAAAACCACATTGATTGTAGCAGTAGATGGAGAAATAAAGGGAGTTATTGGAATATCAGACAAAATAAAAGAGGATGCTAAGGAAACCATTAAAGCACTGCAAAATATGGGGATAAATACATACATGATTACGGGAGATAACGAGAAAACTGCAAAAATAATCGGTAAAAATGTAGGCATTGCAGAAAATAATATATTTGCCAATGTGCTACCGGATGAAAAAGCAAAAATTGTTGAAAAAATTAGAAACAATGTTGATGGCTACGTGGGATTTGTGGGGGACGGCATAAATGATGCCCCAGCTCTTTCAACAGCAGATGTGGGTGTGGCTATTGGAGGGGGGACTGACATAGCTATTGAAAGCGGAAATGTTGTTTTAATAAAAAATAGATTAAAAGATGTAGTCGGGTTTGTAAGGCTCAGTAAAAGAATATTAAAACAGATAAAACTAAATATCTTTTGGGCATTCGCCTATAATTTGATGTTAATTCCTGTGGCAGCAGGTGTTCTTTATCCATATGGTATAGTATTTAGACCTGAGCTCGCTGCATTTGCCATGACATTAAGTTCAATTACAGTTGTAGGTTTGTCGTTGCTGCTGAAAAAGATACAACCCTTATGA
- the rpl12p gene encoding 50S ribosomal protein P1, with product MEYIYAALLLHSAGKEITEDAVKSILNAAGVEADDARVKALVAALEGVNIEEAIEKAAVAPVAAAAPAAAPAEEAKEEKKEEKKEEDTTATAAAGLGALFM from the coding sequence ATGGAATATATATACGCTGCATTATTATTACATTCCGCAGGTAAAGAAATTACAGAAGATGCTGTTAAATCAATATTAAACGCTGCTGGTGTAGAAGCAGATGACGCAAGAGTTAAAGCATTAGTTGCTGCATTAGAAGGAGTAAATATTGAAGAAGCTATCGAAAAAGCTGCTGTTGCTCCAGTTGCAGCTGCTGCTCCTGCTGCTGCTCCTGCTGAAGAAGCAAAAGAAGAAAAGAAAGAAGAAAAGAAAGAAGAAGACACAACCGCAACTGCTGCAGCAGGTCTCGGTGCTTTATTCATGTAA
- the hisH gene encoding imidazole glycerol phosphate synthase subunit HisH: MIAIIDYNAGNLRSIAKAVELYSKDVVVTNNPEIILSADKIILPGVGNFENAMANLSKEDYGGSLKDAICKSVNEVPFLGICLGMQLLMEKSEEGNGAKGLGVIKGNVIKFKDTVEKIPHMGWNNVEQVMDIPLFEGIKNNEYFYFVHSYHVNPTNKDVIAGVCEYGYKFPCVLNKNNIYATQFHPEKSGKAGLKMIENFIELI; encoded by the coding sequence GTGATTGCAATAATAGATTATAATGCGGGAAATCTAAGAAGTATTGCAAAGGCGGTTGAGTTATATTCTAAGGATGTAGTAGTAACCAACAATCCTGAAATTATATTAAGTGCGGATAAAATTATACTCCCTGGTGTTGGAAATTTTGAAAATGCCATGGCAAACCTTTCAAAAGAAGATTATGGGGGCTCCTTAAAAGATGCTATATGCAAGTCCGTAAATGAAGTTCCATTTTTAGGTATATGTTTAGGGATGCAGTTATTGATGGAAAAAAGTGAAGAAGGTAATGGTGCAAAGGGATTGGGAGTTATAAAAGGAAATGTTATAAAATTTAAAGATACCGTTGAAAAAATACCACACATGGGATGGAATAATGTAGAACAGGTAATGGATATTCCATTATTTGAAGGTATAAAAAATAATGAATATTTTTATTTCGTTCATTCATATCATGTAAATCCAACAAATAAAGATGTTATTGCAGGAGTGTGTGAATATGGCTACAAATTCCCCTGCGTATTAAATAAAAACAATATATATGCTACTCAATTTCATCCTGAAAAAAGCGGTAAAGCAGGCTTAAAAATGATTGAGAATTTTATTGAATTGATTTAA
- a CDS encoding DNA-directed RNA polymerase subunit L, translating into MNDKSIKILEKTKNSIEVELIDDDHSLCNLLKDILLEKKDKVIMASYVIEHPVLNPKTGRYISNPKLTVKTTDGNDAEEVLKESLKEVIDLCNKTLESLNQ; encoded by the coding sequence ATGAATGATAAGTCAATAAAAATTCTGGAAAAGACCAAAAACAGCATAGAGGTGGAATTAATAGATGATGACCATTCTTTGTGCAATCTTCTAAAAGATATATTATTGGAAAAAAAGGATAAAGTAATTATGGCATCCTATGTCATTGAGCACCCTGTTTTAAACCCCAAAACTGGCAGATATATCTCCAATCCAAAATTAACTGTAAAAACCACCGATGGAAATGATGCTGAGGAAGTGCTTAAAGAGTCATTAAAGGAAGTAATTGATTTGTGTAATAAAACACTTGAAAGTTTGAATCAATAA
- a CDS encoding NAD(P)H-hydrate dehydratase, which produces MNITDNNFEYLGMPKIVLMENAGKSIADEVATYLKHEKGIKNKIYVFCGLGNNGGDGFVAVRHLMGYCDYTDEISKSFGVTRFPSLHSEIIVILLGKEMEIKTYESKENFKILKNISELDFRLKIKEIACPNEVLKIIEEIKKYKKDNIIIIDAMLGTGIKGELREPFRTVVNELNNLKNKESKRSNLKIISVDTETKGIMADIVITFHKYKWDNNLNKTFNIDDKRIILKKIGIPPIAEYVVGWGDLKALSKINPDSHKGDNGKVLVVGGSKEFFGAPILSALACSKIVDLVTVASVKNTMDALRNYPELMGYEIEGDYFGEKHITEISELSKKYDVILLGNGLGVNKNTKSFVNGFLKEMETLNKKVVIDADAIKVIDYNNFNFSENFIFTPHKREFEYMGFDMNNIKNMGNGNGSNSDNINNIIDMDISNIDSTIVLKGKYDLIFNKNNIKINKTGNAGMTVGGTGDVLCGIIGGLFSKNDAFISGCCGAFINGYTGDLLLKEKGYCYTAMDVLNKIPHVLNIFN; this is translated from the coding sequence ATGAATATTACAGACAACAATTTTGAGTATTTGGGCATGCCAAAAATTGTCCTTATGGAGAATGCTGGAAAATCCATTGCCGATGAGGTAGCAACATATTTAAAACATGAAAAAGGGATTAAGAATAAAATTTATGTATTTTGCGGACTTGGAAACAACGGCGGAGATGGATTTGTTGCAGTTCGTCATTTAATGGGATACTGCGACTATACAGATGAAATCTCAAAATCCTTTGGAGTTACACGATTTCCTTCGCTTCACTCGGAAATAATCGTAATACTACTTGGAAAAGAAATGGAAATAAAAACCTATGAATCAAAAGAAAATTTTAAGATTTTAAAAAATATAAGTGAATTGGATTTCAGATTAAAAATAAAAGAAATAGCGTGTCCAAATGAAGTATTAAAGATAATTGAGGAGATTAAAAAATATAAAAAAGATAACATCATTATTATAGATGCCATGTTGGGAACAGGTATTAAAGGGGAGCTCCGAGAACCATTTAGAACTGTGGTAAATGAATTGAATAATTTAAAAAATAAGGAAAGTAAAAGAAGTAATTTGAAAATAATCTCCGTAGATACCGAAACAAAGGGTATAATGGCTGATATTGTAATTACATTCCATAAATATAAATGGGATAATAATTTAAATAAAACATTTAACATTGATGATAAAAGAATAATACTTAAAAAAATAGGTATTCCACCAATAGCAGAGTATGTTGTAGGATGGGGTGATTTAAAGGCATTATCCAAAATTAATCCAGATTCACATAAGGGGGATAATGGAAAGGTTTTGGTTGTTGGAGGTTCTAAGGAATTTTTCGGAGCTCCGATTTTATCGGCATTGGCATGTTCAAAAATTGTGGATTTGGTAACAGTCGCTTCCGTTAAAAATACCATGGATGCTTTAAGGAATTATCCAGAGTTAATGGGTTATGAAATTGAGGGAGATTATTTTGGAGAGAAACATATAACTGAAATATCGGAGCTCTCTAAAAAATACGATGTTATTCTTCTTGGAAATGGATTGGGTGTGAATAAAAATACAAAAAGCTTTGTAAATGGATTTTTAAAAGAGATGGAAACATTAAACAAAAAGGTCGTAATTGATGCCGACGCCATAAAGGTAATAGATTATAATAATTTTAATTTTAGTGAAAATTTTATATTTACACCGCATAAGAGAGAATTTGAATATATGGGATTTGATATGAATAATATAAAGAATATGGGCAATGGTAATGGAAGTAATTCAGATAATATAAATAATATAATTGATATGGATATATCCAATATAGACTCTACAATAGTTTTAAAGGGAAAATATGATTTAATATTCAATAAAAATAACATAAAAATAAACAAAACAGGCAATGCAGGAATGACTGTTGGAGGAACTGGGGATGTTTTATGTGGAATAATTGGCGGGTTATTTAGTAAAAATGATGCCTTTATTTCGGGATGTTGCGGAGCATTTATAAATGGATATACTGGGGATTTACTGCTTAAAGAAAAGGGATATTGCTACACTGCAATGGATGTATTAAATAAAATTCCACATGTTTTAAATATATTTAATTAA
- a CDS encoding 50S ribosomal protein L10 gives MIEAEFEHKIAPWKIEEVNNLKKLLKEGNVVALADMMEVPARQLQEIRAKIRGKMILRMSRNTLIKRAIEEVAEETNNPEFAKLAEHIAKGAAIIVTDMNPFKLYKTLEESKTPAPIKGGAVAPCDIVVEKGSTGMPPGPFLGELKSAGLPAVIEKGKIAIREDTVIVKEGEVVPHKVAVVLSALGIKPTKVGLNLLAAYEDGVIYTPDVLKIDEDEFVQKIQKAFNSAFNLSVNAAIPTTETIETILQKAFRDAKAVSIESAFLTDKTTDDILGKAYSQMLALASEVSDEALDDELKEKLSSTVGDPAEEVKEEAPEEKEEEKKEEAPAAAGLGLLF, from the coding sequence ATGATAGAAGCAGAATTTGAACACAAAATTGCCCCTTGGAAGATTGAAGAAGTAAATAACTTAAAGAAGTTGCTTAAAGAAGGTAATGTAGTAGCATTGGCAGACATGATGGAAGTCCCTGCAAGGCAGCTTCAAGAAATTAGAGCCAAAATCAGAGGAAAAATGATTTTGAGAATGTCAAGAAATACTCTGATTAAAAGAGCTATTGAAGAAGTTGCCGAAGAAACTAATAATCCTGAATTTGCTAAGTTAGCTGAGCACATAGCAAAAGGGGCAGCTATTATAGTCACAGATATGAACCCATTTAAGCTTTACAAGACATTAGAAGAAAGCAAAACTCCAGCACCTATAAAAGGAGGGGCTGTTGCTCCATGTGATATTGTAGTGGAAAAAGGTTCAACTGGAATGCCCCCAGGACCATTCTTAGGGGAATTAAAAAGTGCAGGTCTTCCAGCAGTTATTGAAAAAGGTAAGATAGCAATAAGAGAAGATACTGTTATTGTTAAAGAAGGGGAAGTTGTTCCTCATAAAGTTGCAGTGGTGCTTTCTGCACTTGGTATAAAGCCTACAAAAGTAGGATTAAACCTTTTAGCAGCTTATGAAGATGGAGTTATATATACTCCTGATGTATTGAAGATAGATGAAGACGAATTTGTCCAAAAAATACAAAAAGCATTTAACAGTGCATTTAACTTATCAGTTAATGCTGCAATACCAACCACAGAAACAATTGAGACCATATTACAGAAAGCATTTAGAGATGCAAAAGCAGTATCCATCGAAAGTGCATTCCTTACAGACAAAACCACAGATGACATACTTGGCAAAGCATACTCACAGATGCTTGCCCTTGCATCAGAAGTCAGTGATGAAGCACTCGATGATGAGTTAAAAGAAAAATTATCTTCAACAGTAGGAGATCCTGCTGAGGAAGTCAAAGAAGAAGCACCAGAAGAAAAAGAAGAAGAGAAGAAAGAAGAAGCTCCAGCTGCTGCTGGACTTGGACTACTCTTCTAA
- a CDS encoding 50S ribosomal protein L1: MDREKIIKAVKEARSLAKPRNFTQSVDLVVNLKELDLTRPENRIKQQVVLPHGRGKEPKIAVIAKGDLAAQAEELGLTVIKQDELEELGKNKKQAKKIANEHDFFIAQADMMPLVGKALGPVLGPRGKMPQPVPANANLKPLVERFKKTVVINTRDKPSFKTLVGTEQMSDEELAENIEAVLNTVAKKYEKGLYHVKNAYTKLTMGPAVPIEK; encoded by the coding sequence ATGGACAGAGAAAAAATAATAAAAGCAGTGAAGGAGGCTCGTTCTCTTGCTAAGCCGCGAAACTTCACACAGTCCGTGGATTTGGTCGTAAATTTAAAAGAGCTCGACCTTACAAGACCTGAAAATAGAATAAAACAGCAGGTCGTGTTACCTCATGGACGAGGGAAGGAACCAAAAATTGCAGTAATTGCAAAAGGTGATTTGGCGGCACAGGCTGAAGAATTGGGCCTCACTGTAATAAAACAGGATGAATTGGAAGAATTAGGAAAAAATAAAAAACAAGCTAAGAAGATAGCAAATGAGCATGACTTTTTCATTGCTCAGGCAGATATGATGCCACTTGTTGGTAAAGCCTTAGGTCCTGTATTGGGTCCAAGAGGAAAAATGCCCCAACCAGTTCCTGCAAACGCAAACTTAAAACCGTTGGTTGAAAGATTTAAGAAAACAGTAGTTATAAATACAAGAGACAAGCCATCGTTCAAAACATTGGTTGGAACTGAACAAATGAGCGATGAAGAATTAGCTGAAAACATTGAAGCAGTTTTAAACACGGTAGCTAAGAAATACGAAAAGGGGCTTTACCATGTTAAAAATGCCTATACAAAACTAACAATGGGACCAGCAGTCCCCATAGAAAAGTAA
- a CDS encoding TATA-box-binding protein, translating to MKPDIKIVNVVVSTKIGNDIDLEYAADILDNAEYEPEQFPGLVCRLSEPKVALLIFRSGKLNCTGAKSKEEAEIAIKKVIGYLKEAGFEIDENPEVKVQNMVATAELGIEPNLDDIATLEGTEYEPEQFPGLVYRLDNPKVVVLIFGSGKVVITGLKHKEDAYIALEKILNTLKEMEEEFL from the coding sequence GTGAAGCCCGATATAAAAATTGTAAATGTTGTAGTATCTACTAAAATTGGAAATGACATAGATTTGGAATACGCTGCGGATATATTGGATAATGCAGAATACGAACCAGAGCAATTCCCAGGATTAGTATGTAGATTGAGTGAGCCAAAAGTTGCCTTATTAATATTTAGAAGCGGTAAATTAAACTGCACAGGTGCAAAAAGTAAAGAAGAAGCGGAAATAGCAATAAAAAAGGTTATTGGTTATTTAAAAGAAGCTGGTTTTGAAATAGACGAAAATCCAGAGGTCAAAGTTCAAAACATGGTGGCCACTGCTGAGCTCGGAATTGAACCTAATTTGGATGACATAGCTACCCTTGAAGGGACTGAATATGAACCTGAGCAATTCCCAGGATTAGTTTATAGGTTGGATAATCCAAAAGTCGTTGTATTGATATTTGGAAGTGGAAAGGTAGTAATTACAGGTTTGAAGCATAAAGAAGATGCATATATTGCACTGGAAAAAATATTAAATACTCTAAAAGAAATGGAAGAGGAATTCCTTTAA
- a CDS encoding PHP domain-containing protein, whose translation MENKYSKADLHIHSKYSGVMKYMGFKFPDSVEEPRNIMKYAKKKGLDVIAVTDHNTIKGGLETKKLEKEFGIDVVVGSEIMTKDGEVLGLYLNEEIPKGLSAEETIEMIHEQNGLAVAPHPYSPICKALGDKIFKLNLDGVEVFNAYHRDGIVNNIALKRVMKNYYKKPVAFLGNSDGHIAKMVGNGYTTFEGINKDDVYDAIVKRKTSFDGAPTPLWDIILWSYKVVYVSEKALIKSTISKNDANKINIRFYKKLLAMFGGLVYVATPLPIVSGILGNYYLKRKAKNKLKEVNSA comes from the coding sequence ATGGAAAATAAATATTCAAAAGCAGATTTACATATTCATTCAAAATATTCTGGGGTAATGAAATATATGGGATTTAAATTTCCAGATTCTGTGGAAGAGCCAAGAAATATTATGAAATACGCCAAAAAAAAGGGTTTGGATGTAATTGCCGTTACAGACCACAATACGATAAAAGGGGGGTTGGAAACTAAAAAACTTGAAAAAGAATTTGGAATAGATGTTGTTGTTGGAAGCGAGATAATGACAAAAGATGGGGAGGTATTGGGATTATATTTAAACGAAGAAATTCCAAAAGGACTATCCGCTGAGGAAACTATTGAAATGATTCATGAACAGAATGGTTTGGCAGTAGCTCCACACCCATATAGTCCAATATGTAAGGCGTTAGGGGATAAGATTTTTAAGCTAAATTTGGATGGAGTAGAGGTATTCAATGCATACCATAGGGATGGAATAGTAAATAATATAGCATTAAAAAGGGTAATGAAAAACTACTATAAAAAACCTGTGGCATTTTTAGGTAATAGCGATGGACATATTGCAAAAATGGTTGGCAATGGATACACCACATTCGAAGGAATTAATAAGGATGATGTGTATGATGCAATAGTTAAAAGAAAGACTTCCTTTGACGGAGCTCCGACTCCACTATGGGATATAATATTGTGGAGTTATAAGGTGGTCTATGTTTCTGAAAAGGCACTTATAAAATCTACCATATCCAAAAATGATGCAAATAAAATAAATATAAGATTCTATAAAAAACTTCTTGCAATGTTTGGTGGTTTGGTATATGTTGCCACACCACTTCCAATAGTTTCAGGCATTTTAGGTAATTACTATTTAAAAAGAAAAGCTAAAAACAAATTAAAAGAGGTAAATTCAGCATAA